The DNA window CCGTACGGACGCACCCGGCGGCCCGGACGCCCCTGACGGCCCCGGCCAACACCCGGACGGCTCCGACGGCCCGGCTCTCTGGACGGCGACCGCCTACGTTCCGGCGCTGACCCTCGCCGAGGCGGTCGCGCTGGCCGGGCCGCTGCCGGAGCGGACGGTACGCGTCCTGGGCGCCGCGCTCGCCGAGACGCTGTCCCGGGTGCACGCCACCGGCGCCGTACTCCACGGCCTCGCCGCCGACACCGTGCTGCTGGCCTCCGACGGGCCGCGCCTGGCGGCGTTCGGCGCGCTGGGTGCGGCGGCGGCCGCCGAGGCGGGCCCCGGCGGGCAGCTGTCCGTACGCCTGGGCTACCTGACCCCGGAGCAGCTGGCGGGCCGGGAGCCGGGCCCCGCGTCCGACATCTTCGTCCTCGGACTGCTCCTGGCGTACGCCGCCACCGGGGCGATCCCGTGGGCGGCGGGCCCGCAGGACGCCGCCGCCGACCGCATCGCGCACGCCGAGCCCGAACTCGCCGCCGTACCGGAGGAGTTGCGTGCGCTGATCGCCAGGTGCCTCGCCAAGTCCCCGGCGGACCGGCCGGCTTCGGGTGCCCTGGCGGCGGACCTCGCGCTGGAGGGCGCTGCGGCCGTGGCGCGGCCCGGCTGGCTCCCGCACCCGGTCACCACCGCCCTCGCCACCCAGGCGTCCCAGGCGTCGTGGGCCCGCCCCGGACCCCTGACCACGCCCCCGGGACCGCCGCCGGCCGGCGCCACCGTGGGCGGCGCCGCGGTCCTCGAACCGGTGGGGCGGCCGGCGGTCGCGCCGGCCGGCGCCGTGCGGGGCGGGGCGCCGGAGTCGGCGGTGCGGCGGAGCGGCGAGGTCCTCGCGACCGGCCGCGACGCGGGGGCGGATGTCTCCGGTGGGCTGACGCGGCGTCTCGTGCCCCGGCGCGGGGCGGACGCGCCCGCGGAGGAACTCGGCCGCGTGCCCCGGCCCGGCGCGGACGGATCCACCGAGGACCTCAGCGGCGCGACCCGGCGTCTCGTGACACGACGCGAGGCCGGACTCCCCGTGGAAGGGCCGTCACCCGGGGACACCGCCGGGCAGGCGCCGGGCGCAGGCGGCGCGGCGGCGCTCGTCCCCGCGCCGTCACCTTCCTCGTCGCACCCCGCCGCCGCGCTCACGCTGCCGCCGGCCACCGTGGGCGCGTACGCCCCCGCCCCCACGCGGCTCACTCCTCCCACCCCCCACACCCCTTCCGCTCCCACGCGCCCCACCGCTCCCGCCGGAGCGGTGCTGGGCGGCCGGCTGGGCGGGCTCAGCAGGCGTGGCCTGTTCGCCGGGCTCGCGGCGGGGGCCGCGGGACTGGTCGTGGGCGGGGCCGGAGCGCTGGCCCTCTCCGGTGGCGAGGACGACGCCCCGCCGCCCCCGACGGCCGACCCCAAGCCCGCCGCCCGCCGCACGGCGCTGCCGGGCGTCGCCCCCGACCCGCTCTGGCACTACCAGCACCCCGTCGCGCTCCCCGCCGGCGGCCCGCCCGCCCGCCTGTGGGGCGACCGGCTGCTGCTGATCCCGGGCGAAGAGACGACCACCGCGCTGGATCTGCGTACCGGCCGACCGGTCTGGGAACAGAAGGCCGCCGGCACGAAGTACGGCCCCGAGGCCGCCGACGACACCCACTGCTTCGTCGTCACGTCAGCCGACTTCGTCTGGCTGTCCGCGAAGGACGGGCGGGCCGTGCACCGCGTGCCGCACGCCGCCCTCCTGACGAAGGGCCGGAAGGACACCAGAGCCACCCTGGGCGGGCGCGTGGCGGCGGAGGGCCCGGTCGTCTGGTTCTCCGGGCGGGTCGAGACCCTCGGCAAGGGCGGAAAGGGCGGGAAGAAGGACAGGGTGACGCGTACGCGGACCTACCTCCTCGCGTACGACATGGCCGCACGCAAGGAGCTGTGGCGCACGGAGATGCCGAACGGGCGGCCCGGCCCGGTGCCCCGCTACGAGGCGGTCGGCACCCGCCCGGACAGCCTGCTGGTCCGCCAGGACACCGGCTCCCTCACCGCGGACCAGCGGAAGAACGCGAAGGGCAGGTCGGCGTTCGTCCTCGTCGACCGCAGGACCGGCAAGACGCTGTGGCGCAAGTTCCTGCCCGGCGTACGCCTCGACGCGGGCGCCACCGACGACCCGTCCGGCCGGCTCTACGCGGCGGTGGGGGGAGAGCTTCAGGCGTACGACACCCGTGGCGGCAAGAAGCTCTGGAAGCTCAGGAACGCCTCCGGCCCCGCGGACGACGCGCCGTTCGGCTTCGGCCGCGGCGTCGTGGCGGGCAAGACGCTGTACGTCCCGAGCGGTTCGAACAAGGTGTACGCCGTCGACACGGCATCCGGCGCCCAGCAGTGGAAGCGCGCCACCGAGTACCCCGGCCGGGCCACTCCCCGCGTCGCCCTCAGCGGCAGCGGCCGCACCGTGCTGGCGCTCAACGACACGCAGGCCACCGCGATCGGCGCGCGCGACGGCCGGCGGCTGTGGAAGTTCCAGGACTCCGGCGTGACGGCGCCGGGCGCGGAGGACGCCTGGGCGTCGTACCGAGCGCAGACCTCCGGCAACCGGGCCGTGCTGTGGCGCGGTCGCAACTTCTACGCACTGCCCCTCGACTGAGGCCACCGGGGCGCGGAAGGCACCCGGGCCCCGCGTTCACGGCGTCCCCGGGCGCGGGAGGCACACGTGCCGCGCGTTCCCGGAGCGCGGGAGGCACGCCGGTCGCTGTTCTCATTGGCCCTCGACGGGTGATGGTGTTGGACCATCCCGCCCAGCAGCCCGCCCCTCGCCCGGGCGGTGACGCACATCATCACGTAGGGGCCGGACCGCCCGGCCGCGAACCGGAGGTGATGACGTGTCGGGCAGACTCTCCCAGTCCGTCTGTACGGTGGCGCTGGCCGCCGCCACAGTGCTCACGGCACTGCCGGTACCGGCCACCGCCGCCGTACCGGGCGCCCCGGTCCCCCGGCCTCCCTCCCCACCGTCGCCCGCGCCCGCGCCCCCCGCGCTGTCCGGGCGGGCGACGACCGTTCCCCAGTTGCTGACGGAGCTCCAGAAGCTGTACCAGCGGGCCGAGGAGGCCAGTGAGACGTACAAGGCGACGGAGGAGACCGTCAAGGAGCAGCTCACCGAGGTCAGGAAGGTCACCTCGGGCCTCTCCAGGGCGCGGGTCGTGCTCGCCGAGAGCCGGGGCGCGGCGGGCCGCCTCGCCCGCGAGCAGTACCAGGGAACGACCGGCCTCTCCCCGTACCTGCGGCTGCTGCTGGCCAGAAACCCGCAGCACGCGCTGACGCACGGCCACGTACTCCAGCGGGCGGCCGAGGACCGGGCGGCGGCCATCGCGCGGCTGGAGAGCCGTGAGCGGCGGGCGGACGAACTGGCGACCAGGGAGCGCGCGGCGCTCGACAAGCGGCAGACGCTCGCCAGGAAGCAGCGGGAACAGCGCGACGAGGTACGGGCTCGGCTGGGCGAGGTCGAGGAGCTGCTGGCCACGCTGACGGAGGAACAGCTCGAAGAGGTGGCGCGGCTGGAGGAGCGCAGAACCGGCGCCGCCCAGCGCGACCTGCTCGCCTCGGGCGCGCTCGGCAGCCCCGGCTCGGCCGCCGCGCGGGCGCCGTCGCGGCTGGGCGGGCGGGCGCTGGAGTACGCCGTACGGCAGATCGGGAAGCCGTACGTGTGGGGGGCGGAGGGGCCGGGCTCCTTCGACTGCTCGGGTCTCACGTCGCAGGCGTGGGCGCACGCGGGCCGGGAGATTCCGCGCACGAGCCAGGAGCAGTGGCGGCGGCTGCCGAAGGTGGCGTTGCCGGACCTGCGCCCCGGTGACCTGGTGGTCTACTTCCCCGAGGCCACCCACGTGGCGATCTACCTGGGCGACGGCCTGGTCGTACAGGCGCCGCGCCCCGGCGCCCGCGTGAAGGTCTCACCCATCGCGGCCAACCCCGTGCTGGGCGCCGTCCGCCCGGACCCGAGGCTCAAGCCCCTGTCGTCCTACACCCCGCCGAAGCTTCCGCGCGGTGCCTCGGCGGGCTCGGACGCGGGTTACGCGTCGCAGGCGGCCCCGGTTGCCGGATGATCCGGCCCGTCCGGGACCTGAGGACAGGCCGGCAGCCGGCGGGGCATGCGGAGGGACGGCGCCTCGGGGGTACGGGAAGGCAGTGGTCAGCACCCGCGTCATCGACACGGCGCGCCGCGACGGCGCCGAGCCGCGTCACGTCTGGTACACGTCCTACGGCTCCAACACCCACCTGGACCGTCTGACGTTCTACCTCGCCGGCGGACGCCCACCTGGAGCCTCCCGGACGTACCCGGGCTGCCGGGACCGGCGCCCTCCGGCGGCATCCGTCCCGGTGCGGCTGGACGGCGCCCTCTACTTCGCCACGCGGTCTCCGGTGTGGGCCGGCGGGCGGGCGTTTTACGACCCCGAGGCCGGCGGGCGGGTTCTCGCGCGGGCCCACCTGGTCACCGTGGAGCAGTTCTCGGACATCGCGGCCCAGGAGATGTACCGGGAACCGGGCGTGGACCTCGACCTGAGCGGCGTTCTCAGCAGCGGCAGGGCCGTGCTCGGAGCCGGGCGCTACGAAACGCTCATCTGCCCCGGCACGGTGGACGGCGTACCCGCCCTCACTTTCACGGCCCCCTGGGGCGTCAACGACGTCCCGTGGGTCAAGCCCTCCGCCGCCTACGTCCGTTACCTGGCCACGGGGCTGCTCGGCGCGGGCGGGTTCGACGGAGCGACGATCGCGAGCTACGTGGCGAACTGCCCAGGTGCGGCCGGTCACTGGACCGCGAGAGAGGTCGAGCACCTCATCGGGCGGGGACGACCGGGCCCGTGAGAAGACCCCCGGCCCAAAGGGGGCCGGGGTCTTCGCCACCCTGGGTCAGATGGCCGGTCAGCGGCCCGTCACGCGCCGCCGTACTTCTCGTCAGTGGTGGACATGCTCGTCGGTGCTCAGCAGCGCCTGCTGATCTACCCAGAACAAGGGTTCATGATCCGACAGGAATTCCCCCATTCAGTCACGGCGGCTTACGAGCGGCTGCGCGCCCAAGGGTTCACGAGCTGCCTTGTTCCCACACTCTGATCACGCCCGCAACCATCTGTTAGCCATCCGCCACTGCGGCCAATAACGAGCCGGGCGGCGGTCCACTCGGCGCCCCTAAGGATCCCCACCGGGCTGCTTGTATGCCTTCCATGAGTAATTCTCGGCGCCTTGGGGACCCAAGTTCATGATGTCACTGAAGTAGTCCGTGAAGTCGAGGGGTGGGCTGAATACTACTTCTGGATAGACTCGAAGGACCATTCCATCCGGGATGAGTGCAGAACCAAGCGGGACTTGGGGGCGCGTTTCCTCGAAAGGAAAATTGTACGGCCCGACGACCCGAGCCGCACCAGCCATTTGCGGACCTTCGTAGAGAACGATCTTTCTGATCTCGGGAGGAGGATCGGACGTTTTGTAGACGACGGCCGAACTTGCTGTCCTTGCCCACCCACCGAGATCCGGGGCATCTTGATCGACGTCCAGATGGCCACCCTGGAAGTGCCAGTGTTCATAGAGGCGCACCACCAAACCCGAGGGCACCTTGACGGAACAAATGACGTCGTTTCCGATGCTCAAGTCCGATGAATCATAGAACCCTTCGGCGAGGAACTGGCCCAGGCCGAGGAAGTTCTTGTCTGCGAAGAGAATGACACGGTCGCCGGATTCGCTGCCAGGCATACCGATGCTCCTAGCGTGGGATACTGCTCGCGAAGACGGTCAGGTCTTTTTCTCGGGCGCGACCGCCCAAAACGACTGCTGCTCTGCTGCACCCCGCCGGCTTGCTTCAACCCGCGGCCCTCTGACAGGAAGCCCTCCATCTCAGGATACGTTGCGGGTTCTCCGATGTCGCGGGCGCCCTTCGGGCCGTCAGACACAATTGACCAAATGAGATGGCCTCTAATTAAGTGAGGCTGGCGACGCGCCTGGGCGAACTTACAAGGCGGATGTCGGCGGTCCGGAACCAACCGCGCCCCACCAGCGCAAAGACCCCCAGCCGATAGAGGCTGGGGGTCTTTGCCGCTAGGACTCACATCAACAGCCGCAGTCACTCACGGCCGGGCCGCCTGTGGGCCGTCCGTGACCGGCCGGCAACAGCCGGCAACGACCAATGACGACTACCCAGCCGCTGGTCAGAAGCCCTTCAGGCGCCGGCGACCGAGGCCAGGTAGGCGTTCGTCTTCTCCGGGTCGTAGAAGAAGTTCTCGAAGTCCGCCGGGTCGTTGAACCCGTTCGCGAAGCGGTCGGCGACCGGCTGGAGGCCGCCCGCCGCGCCGATCAGGTTCAGGACGTGCTCCGGCGGGACGCCCAGCATGGCGTTGGTCCACTTGGTGACGTGCTGCGCGGTGTCCCAGTACCGGTCGAACGTCGACCGCATCCACGCCTCGTCGAACGGCTGGTCACCGTGCGACGTGATCGACGAGAGGTACGACGCGGCACACTTCGACGCCGAGTTGGAGCCCTGCCCGGTGATGGGGTCGTTCGCTACGACCACGTCGGCGACGCCCAGGACGAGGCCGCCGGACGGCAGCCGGCCGATGGGGTTGCGCACCGTCGGGGCGTACCGGCCCGCCAGGGTCGCGTTGGCGTCGGTCAGTTCGACCTTCGTCGCGCGCGCGTACTCCCAGGGCAGGAACTTCTCCATCAGTTCCAGCGTGAGCGACAGGTGCTCCGCCGGGTCCTTGACGCCCTTGAACGCGTCCACCGGGCCGCCCGGGACGCCCTCCCAGAAGAGGATGTCCGCGCGGCCGGAGGTGGTGAGGGTCGGCATGACGAAGAGTTCGCCGACGCCGGGCACCAGGTTGCAGCGGACCGCCTCGAAGTCGGGGTGCTCGGGGCGCGGGCCGAGCCCGTGGACGTACGCCACGGCGAGAGCGCGCTGCGGGGCGTCGTACGGCGAACGGGACGCGTCGCGCCCGAACATCGAGACCAGCTCGCCCTTGCCGGCCGACACCATGACCAGGTCGTACGTACGGGAGAAGTAGTCGAGGTCGGAGACGGCCGCGCCGTGGATGACGAGCTGGCCGCCGCGCTGCGCGAACGTCTCCATCCAGCCGGCCATCTTCACGCGCTGGTCGACGGACTGGGCGTAGCCGTCGAGCTTGCCGACCCAGTCGACGGCGCGGGACGAGTCCGGGGCTGCGACGGAGACGCCCAGGCCCTCGATCTTCGGGGCCTGCGACTCCCAGAAGTTGATCTGGAGGTCGCGCTCGTGCTGGAGGGCGGTGTGGAACATGCACTGCGTCGACATGACCCGGCCCGACCGGATCTCGTCCGCCGTGCGGTTCGACATCAGGGTGACCTCGTACCCACGGGTCTGGAGTCCGAGGGCGAGCTGGAGACCGGACTGACCGGCTCCGACTATGAGTATCTTCCGCATGGCGGGGTTCTCCGTTGAGTAGCTGTTCGGGGGTGCGGCGCTATTCGGGCGTGACGGCGAGCGCGTGGCCGACGAGGGCGAGCAGCGACTCGACCACCGTGATCCGCTTGCGCGCGTCCATGATCACAACCGGTACGTGCGGCGGCACGGTCAGGGCTTCCCTGACGTCGTCGGCCTCGTACGCCGTCGTTCCCTCGAAGTGGTTCACGGCGACGATGTACGGCAGCCCGCAGCTCTCGAAGTAGTCGAGCGCGGGGAAGCAGTCGGACAGCCGGCGCGTGTCGGCCATGACGACCGCGCCGATCGCGCCGCGCACCAGGTCGTCCCACATGAACCAGAACCGCTGCTGGCCGGGCGTGCCGAAGACGTACAGCACGAGGTCGTCGTCGAGCGTGACGCGGCCGAAGTCCATCGCGACGGTCGTCGTGGTCTTGTCGGGCGTCGCGGAGAGGTCGTCGGTCTCCTCGCTGGCGGTGGTCATCACCGCCTCGGTCTGGAGCGGGGTGATCTCCGAGACGGAGCCCACGAACGTGGTCTTGCCGACGCCGAAGCCGCCCGCGACCACGATCTTGGTGGCTATGGGGGCCCGGGTGCGGTCGGTCTGCCAGTCCCGGGCGCCTTCGTCCGCCTGCGGCGGGAGGGCCGGCAGCCCGTGCTGCTCCGGCAGGGGCGCCCCGGGCTGCGACGGGATCGCGGACGTGTGCCCGGTGCGGGCGGGGAAGGTCTCGGTCTCAGAGACGACGGAGTCCACTCAGCACCCTTTCGAGCAGCGCGCGGTTCGGCTGGCCGGGCGTGTGCCCGGTCCCGTACACACGGATCTTTCCCTGGTCGGCCAAGTCGCTGAGGAGCACGCGGACCACGCCCAGCGGCATCTTCAGCAGTGCGGAGATCTCCGCGACCGTACGCATACGGCGGCACAGCTCGACGATGGCGCGCATCTCCGGCATGACACGGGTCTGGAGGCCGCCGTTGGTCAGCTCGCGCCGCTCCTCGGCCGCCTCGATCGCCGCCACGAAGGTCTCGACGAGCAGGACGTGCGTGAAGCGGGTACGGCCGCCGGTGAGCGAGTACGGGCGTACGCGGGCGGGCCTGCGGCCGTCGCCCCGTACCGGAAGTTTGGCGGTGGTGGACGGCGTCACAGGGCGCTCTCCAACGATTTGCGCAGCTCACTGCGGAGTTCGGGGGTGAGGACGTGGCCGGCACGGCCGACGAAGAGCGCCATGTGGTACGCCACGACGCTCATGTCGCAGTCCGGCGAGCCGTGCACGCCGAGCAGCGAGCCGTCGCTGATCGACATCACGAAGACGCTGCCCGACTCCATCGCGATCATCGTCTGCTTGACGCCGCCGCCGTCCATCAGCTTCGCCGCGCCCTGGGTGAGGCTGGCGAGTCCCGAGACGATGGTCGCGAGGTCGGCGCTCGAACCCTTCGGGCCGTCCTGGCGGACGGCGGGGGTGGCCGGTCCGAGGTTCTGCTCCGGGTCGGAGGACAGGAGGAGCAGCCCGTCGGACGAGACGACGGCGACCGAGAGGAGACCCGGCACCTCGTCCACGAGGTTGCTCAACAGCCAATGGAGATTGCGGGCTTCGCTACTCAGCCCGAACGTGCTGGACGCAGTCAACTGCGTGCCTCCTCAACTGTGTCCCCCTTGGTTTCTGTCTCTGGATCGGTGACTTCTTCTGTGTCTGTGCGGTCCTCGCTGGCCGAGATCTCCGCCTCGACATCGCGGCGGCCCTTGATCGCGCCCTGGTGGAAGCCACCGAGCCGACGCCGCAGGGCGTCGGCGTCGACGCTGCCGGAGCGCTCGGCGGGCTCCGCCGGGCCGGACTTGACGACCTTGGGGGTGCGCTTGGGCAGCCCCTTGTCGGTGACGGGCTCGATCCTGGTCGTGGCGGGGGTGACCGATGCGGCTGTTCCGGCCTCGGCGGCGGCGTCGGTGTCGTCGGCACTACGGGCGGCCACCTCCGAGTCGGCGTCCATCTCGCCCGCGGGCGCCGTGGACTGCTGGGGCAGCCGCATGGTCCACGTCGGTTCGTCGACCGGCGCCCCGGTGTCCGCGTTCCCGTCCGCGGCGCGTTCATGTGCGTCGGGGCCGATGGCGTAGGGGTCGGGCACGGTCGGCGTCGCAGCGGCGGGCACGGCGGGCCGGGTGACTTCGGTGGCTTCGCCGGCTGCGGAGGCTCCGGTGGCTGAGGTGGCTCCGGTGGCTTCGGTGCCACCGTCCGCCGCTTCGGCCCGCTCGGCCTGCGCCTCGGGCGCGTCGTCGGCCGCCGGCTCCACCTCGGGCTCGACCTCGGCCTCGGCCTCGGGCCGGGCGTCCTGCTCCGACTGCTCCACGTCCTCACGGATCGTCCGCTCGGCCGCCTCCACGAGCGGGTCCTTCCGGCCCTCCCGCAGCGGATCGTCGAGCGCCGAACGTCCGGGCAGAGCATTGGAGTTGGCCTCGGCGACCGATCCCGGCAGGTTCAGCGTGGGCGCGTCCCCCGCCACCGGCACTGCGGGCGGCGCGGCCATCGGCGGGGCGGAGGGCAGGAGGGCGTCGGGCAGTACGACGACAGCGGCGACGCCACCCTGCTTCTGCTCGCGCAGTGTCACCCGTACGCCGTGCCGGGCCGCCAGCAGCGCGGCCACGTGCAGGCCGATGCCGCCGTCGGTGCCGTCGCCCGGCTCGTGCGAAGCGGGTTCGGCGAGCCGCGCGTTCAGCTCGGTGAGCCGGTCCGGCGGTACGCCGATGCCCTCGTCCTGGACGGAGAGCATGACCTCGCCGCTCTCCAGGAGCCAGCCGGACAGCTCGACCTTCGCGTCCGGCGGGGAGAACGAGGTGGCGTTCTCCAGCAGTTCGGCGAGAAGGTGGCTGAGGTCGTTGGCGGCGAAGCCCGCGACCTGGGCGTGCGGCGGAATGGACTGGATCGCCACCCGCTCGTACCGCTCGATCTCACTGACGGCGGCGCGCAGCACGTCGACGAGCGGCACCGGGCCCTGCTGTCCCTGGCCGTGCTCCGTACCGGCCAGGACCAGCAGGTTCTCGCCGTGGCGGCGCATGACAGTAGCCATGTGGTCGAGCTTGAAGAGGGTCGCGAGGCGCTCCGGGTCCTGCTCGCGCTCCTCCAGGCTCTCGATCACGCCGAGCTGGCGCTCGACGACGCCCAGCGTGCGCAGCGAGAGGTTGACGAAGGTGGAGTGGACGGTGTGGCGCATCCGCTCCAGCCGCGCGGCGGTTTCGGCGACCTGCTCCTGGAGTTCGGCGCGCTGGGTGGCGAGGGTCTCGCGCTGGCCGATCAGGTGCGTACGGTCACCGGACAGCTTCTCCGCGCGGGCGCCGACCTCGGCGAGCCGGGCGTGGAGGGTGTTGAGGGAGCGTACGACCTGGGCGAACTCGTCGTTCCGGCCGTTGAAGCGCACCGGTTCGACGGCCTCGCCACCGGGCTCCGGTTCGGCGGCCAGGCGCGCGGCGCCGAGGCGCAGTACGGCCAGCGGGCGGGTGAGCGTACGGGCGACTGCTGTGCTGACGCCGACGGCGAACAGCAGGCAGGCGCCGGCCAGGGCGATGCGGATCTCCAGCTCCGTGACGTCGTCGTCGCGGAGCTGGGAGAGCCGGTTGACCTGCGCCGAGCCGAGGGAGGACTCGACGCCGCGCATCAGGTTGATACGGGCCGACAGCGCTGCCTCGGCCTTGGCGCGGTCGGTGCCGAGCTCCGCGTCGGAGAGCTGGGGCTGGTCGGTGAGGCGCGCGAGGAACTGCTCGGCGGTCTTGACCTCGGGTCCGGTGACGGTGGTCTTGAGGGACTCGCGGGCGGTGTGCCCGGCGGCCTGGTCGAAGTCGGCGAGCGCGGCGAGTTCGCGCACACGCGACTGCTGGGCCGCGGCGGTGAGCGCGTTACGGGCGCGCACGCTCTCGGAGTCCGGGTCCTCCGGGACGGGCACCAGGAGCCCGGTGACGGGGTCGACGCGGTTGCCGGTGCTCTCGCGCGGCACCGAGAGGGCGGCGAGCAGCAGTCCGCGGGTCGCGGCCGCCTGCTCGGTGGCGTGCCCGAGCGAGGCCGGGGCGCGGGTGGCCTCGGCGGCGCGCGGAGGGGTCTTGTCGGCGAGCTCGTCGGCGAGGTCCTGGAGCTTCTCGATCGCCCCGGTGTACGCCTTGTGGGCCTCCAGCGCGGTGCCCTTGCCGGTGAGGGCGTCCCGGCGGATGCCGGGGATCCTGGCGAGGTCGCGGCGCAGGGCGGCCGGGGCCGCGGGCTCTATCTCGTCCATCTGGCGGTCGACACGGGCGCTGCGGCTCGCCGAGAGCCCGGTGTCTTTGCCGCTGTCCCCGTCGTCCGCCCCGGCGCCGGCCTCTTCGCCGCCGCCGCGTCCGGCGGCGATGAACGCGGTGACGTCGTCGCGTTCGTCGGCGAGGGAGTGGGCGAGGGTGACTGCCTGCCGGTTCAGTTCGGCGAGGGTGACCAGGCGCTGGGACTCGGAGAGTTCGGAGGAGGCGCTGAGGATGGCGGGGGTACCGGCCGCGAGGACGGTGACGCCGACGACGGCCACGCCGGCGACCAGCCGGCTGCGTACCCGTACGGTGCGTTCGGTCCGCTCGCCAATACCGCTATCGCCCCGAGGCCGCTTTTTCTGCACCGGTGCTCGCATTCTTGCTTGACTCGTCTGCTCACGTGGCCGAGGTGACGACCGGTCACACGAGAACGCCCCAC is part of the Streptomyces agglomeratus genome and encodes:
- a CDS encoding nitrate- and nitrite sensing domain-containing protein — encoded protein: MQKKRPRGDSGIGERTERTVRVRSRLVAGVAVVGVTVLAAGTPAILSASSELSESQRLVTLAELNRQAVTLAHSLADERDDVTAFIAAGRGGGEEAGAGADDGDSGKDTGLSASRSARVDRQMDEIEPAAPAALRRDLARIPGIRRDALTGKGTALEAHKAYTGAIEKLQDLADELADKTPPRAAEATRAPASLGHATEQAAATRGLLLAALSVPRESTGNRVDPVTGLLVPVPEDPDSESVRARNALTAAAQQSRVRELAALADFDQAAGHTARESLKTTVTGPEVKTAEQFLARLTDQPQLSDAELGTDRAKAEAALSARINLMRGVESSLGSAQVNRLSQLRDDDVTELEIRIALAGACLLFAVGVSTAVARTLTRPLAVLRLGAARLAAEPEPGGEAVEPVRFNGRNDEFAQVVRSLNTLHARLAEVGARAEKLSGDRTHLIGQRETLATQRAELQEQVAETAARLERMRHTVHSTFVNLSLRTLGVVERQLGVIESLEEREQDPERLATLFKLDHMATVMRRHGENLLVLAGTEHGQGQQGPVPLVDVLRAAVSEIERYERVAIQSIPPHAQVAGFAANDLSHLLAELLENATSFSPPDAKVELSGWLLESGEVMLSVQDEGIGVPPDRLTELNARLAEPASHEPGDGTDGGIGLHVAALLAARHGVRVTLREQKQGGVAAVVVLPDALLPSAPPMAAPPAVPVAGDAPTLNLPGSVAEANSNALPGRSALDDPLREGRKDPLVEAAERTIREDVEQSEQDARPEAEAEVEPEVEPAADDAPEAQAERAEAADGGTEATGATSATGASAAGEATEVTRPAVPAAATPTVPDPYAIGPDAHERAADGNADTGAPVDEPTWTMRLPQQSTAPAGEMDADSEVAARSADDTDAAAEAGTAASVTPATTRIEPVTDKGLPKRTPKVVKSGPAEPAERSGSVDADALRRRLGGFHQGAIKGRRDVEAEISASEDRTDTEEVTDPETETKGDTVEEARS